Proteins co-encoded in one Sporosarcina sp. FSL K6-1522 genomic window:
- the alaS gene encoding alanine--tRNA ligase: MKKQTSSQIRNMFLEYFKEKGHSVEPSAPLVPIDDASLLWINSGVATLKKYFDGRVVPTNPRIVNAQKSIRTNDIENVGKTARHHTFFEMLGNFSIGDYFKEEAIIRAWEFLTDAKWIGFDPELLSITVHPEDEEAYAIWRDKIGIPEERIIRLEGNFWDIGEGPSGPNSEIFYDRGPAYGDDYSDPELYPGGENERYLEVWNLVFSEFNHNPDHTYTPLPKKNIDTGMGLERLASIIQNVPTNFDTDLFMPIMHAIERVSGEKYGVDTQKDTAFKVIADHIRTVAFAIGDGALPSNEGRGYVLRRLLRRAVRFAKQLGINDPFMYNLVPVVGEIMKDFYPEVDDKQAFIMKVIKNEEERFHETLTEGLAILSGVIDNAKSSGTSVVPGADAFRLYDTYGFPFELTEEFAEEAGIAVDRAGFDAEMENQRQRARAARQDVDSMHVQSGILGDIHDVSEFIGYDQLQCEATVVALLQQGVAVEQASEGDEIQFILNRTPFYAESGGQVADKGTISGETFIADIKDVQKAPNGQNLHTAIIRSGELLKGATVHAEVQQEERKLTIRNHTATHLLHKALKEVLGEHVNQAGSYVGPDRLRFDFSHFGQVTKEELETIEQMVNEQIWQDIAVNIAEKPIAEAKEMGAMALFGEKYGDIVRVVSVGDYSIELCGGCHVTSTSVIGMFKLVSESGIGAGTRRIEALTGQQAFRSFKEEEAMLVSAAGLLKANPKDLVTKIGSVLADMKELQRENDSLAAKLGNSQVADILAAAQQINDVSVIAARVDVKDNNGLRQMMDEMKQKLSKAVIVLGAAADGKVMLVSGVTEDLKTGNYHAGKIVSHVAAQCDGKGGGRPDMAMAGAKDASKLDEALQSVYDYVKSV, translated from the coding sequence ATGAAAAAACAAACGTCATCGCAAATCCGTAACATGTTCTTAGAATACTTTAAGGAAAAGGGACATAGTGTAGAGCCGTCTGCACCACTTGTTCCAATTGATGATGCATCGCTTTTATGGATTAATAGTGGTGTTGCGACATTAAAGAAATATTTTGATGGACGTGTCGTTCCGACAAATCCGCGGATTGTTAATGCACAAAAATCGATCCGTACAAATGACATTGAAAACGTTGGGAAAACAGCACGTCACCATACATTTTTTGAAATGCTTGGTAACTTTTCCATCGGAGATTACTTCAAAGAAGAAGCAATTATTCGTGCGTGGGAATTTCTAACGGATGCAAAATGGATTGGCTTTGATCCAGAACTATTGTCTATCACGGTTCATCCTGAAGACGAAGAGGCTTATGCAATTTGGCGCGATAAAATCGGCATTCCAGAAGAGCGGATTATCCGATTGGAAGGGAACTTCTGGGATATCGGAGAAGGTCCAAGCGGTCCGAACTCTGAAATCTTCTATGACCGAGGACCGGCATATGGCGATGATTATTCAGATCCTGAACTGTATCCCGGCGGAGAAAATGAGCGCTACCTGGAAGTTTGGAACCTTGTATTCTCAGAGTTCAATCATAACCCGGATCATACGTACACACCGCTTCCGAAAAAGAATATCGATACAGGTATGGGGCTAGAGCGTCTAGCTTCTATTATCCAAAATGTCCCAACGAACTTCGATACAGATTTATTCATGCCGATTATGCATGCCATTGAACGGGTTTCAGGTGAAAAATACGGCGTAGATACACAGAAAGACACGGCATTCAAAGTCATTGCAGACCATATCCGCACAGTGGCGTTTGCGATTGGAGATGGAGCATTGCCGTCCAATGAAGGTCGTGGCTACGTACTAAGAAGATTGCTACGCAGAGCCGTCCGTTTTGCGAAACAGCTCGGCATTAATGATCCATTCATGTACAATCTTGTGCCAGTAGTAGGGGAAATCATGAAGGATTTCTATCCGGAAGTGGACGACAAACAAGCTTTCATTATGAAAGTGATTAAAAATGAAGAAGAGCGTTTCCATGAAACATTGACGGAAGGCTTAGCGATTTTGTCAGGTGTTATTGATAATGCAAAATCATCAGGCACATCTGTTGTTCCTGGAGCCGATGCATTTCGTTTGTATGACACATATGGCTTCCCATTCGAATTGACAGAGGAATTCGCGGAAGAGGCTGGAATCGCTGTTGATCGGGCTGGTTTCGATGCAGAGATGGAAAATCAACGTCAACGTGCACGTGCGGCTCGTCAAGACGTTGACTCGATGCATGTTCAATCAGGTATTCTTGGCGACATCCATGATGTGAGTGAATTTATTGGCTACGATCAATTGCAATGCGAAGCAACTGTTGTTGCGCTTTTACAGCAAGGGGTAGCAGTGGAGCAAGCATCTGAAGGGGACGAAATTCAGTTCATCCTCAATCGCACACCGTTCTATGCGGAAAGTGGCGGACAAGTAGCGGATAAAGGGACGATTAGTGGTGAGACTTTCATTGCAGATATCAAAGATGTGCAAAAAGCGCCAAACGGGCAAAACTTGCATACAGCGATTATCCGTTCAGGTGAATTGCTCAAAGGTGCGACTGTTCATGCAGAAGTACAGCAAGAGGAGCGGAAGCTGACGATTCGTAACCATACGGCGACGCATTTATTGCACAAAGCATTGAAAGAAGTATTAGGTGAGCACGTCAACCAAGCCGGCTCTTATGTAGGGCCAGATCGTCTGCGCTTCGACTTCTCTCATTTTGGTCAGGTAACGAAAGAAGAATTGGAAACCATTGAACAAATGGTGAATGAGCAAATTTGGCAAGATATCGCAGTAAACATTGCAGAAAAACCAATTGCCGAAGCGAAGGAAATGGGCGCAATGGCATTGTTCGGCGAAAAATACGGCGATATTGTTCGTGTCGTATCAGTAGGCGATTACTCGATTGAACTGTGCGGAGGCTGTCACGTCACATCGACATCCGTTATTGGTATGTTTAAACTCGTATCCGAGAGTGGAATCGGTGCGGGTACTCGTCGTATCGAGGCACTGACAGGCCAACAGGCTTTCCGTTCTTTTAAAGAGGAAGAAGCGATGCTTGTTAGCGCGGCGGGGCTTTTGAAAGCGAACCCGAAAGATCTTGTGACGAAAATTGGGTCCGTGTTAGCGGATATGAAAGAATTACAGCGTGAAAACGACTCGCTCGCTGCTAAGCTCGGCAATAGCCAAGTGGCAGACATTCTAGCAGCGGCACAGCAAATCAACGATGTCTCGGTCATCGCAGCGCGCGTTGATGTGAAAGATAATAACGGATTGCGTCAGATGATGGATGAAATGAAGCAAAAATTGTCGAAAGCTGTAATCGTTCTTGGAGCAGCAGCAGATGGCAAAGTCATGCTCGTTTCAGGCGTAACGGAAGATTTGAAAACAGGGAACTATCATGCAGGCAAAATCGTCAGTCATGTTGCAGCGCAGTGTGATGGAAAAGGCGGCGGACGACCTGATATGGCAATGGCTGGAGCAAAAGATGCGTCCAAACTTGATGAAGCGCTTCAATCCGTGTATGATTATGTCAAATCTGTTTAA
- a CDS encoding IreB family regulatory phosphoprotein produces MNSYDKTMKFNFPEESMEQEVKQVMLHVHKALDDKGYNPINQIVGYLLSGDPAYIPRHEDARNSIRKLERDEILEELVKFYIRENGGNMD; encoded by the coding sequence ATGAATTCATACGACAAAACGATGAAATTCAACTTTCCTGAAGAGTCGATGGAGCAGGAAGTGAAGCAGGTCATGCTTCATGTGCACAAGGCACTTGATGATAAGGGGTATAATCCAATCAATCAGATTGTCGGTTATCTTCTATCAGGCGACCCAGCATATATACCACGTCATGAAGATGCACGCAATTCGATTCGGAAACTAGAACGGGACGAAATTCTTGAGGAACTCGTAAAGTTTTATATCCGTGAAAACGGAGGGAATATGGATTGA
- the ruvX gene encoding Holliday junction resolvase RuvX codes for MRTMGLDVGTKTVGIAISDALGWTAQGIETLKVDEGAGQFGIERIQQLVKEYDVNGFVVGYPKNMNNTIGPRGEASEKYAELLKETFGLPVILWDERLTTMAAERVLIDADVSRKKRKTVIDKMAAIMILQGYLDSKN; via the coding sequence TTGAGAACAATGGGATTAGATGTCGGGACCAAAACAGTCGGCATTGCGATTAGTGATGCACTTGGGTGGACAGCCCAAGGCATTGAAACGCTCAAGGTCGATGAGGGTGCCGGTCAGTTCGGCATAGAAAGAATTCAGCAACTCGTGAAAGAATACGATGTAAATGGATTCGTAGTCGGATACCCCAAAAACATGAATAACACGATTGGACCGAGAGGGGAAGCATCTGAAAAGTATGCAGAACTGCTCAAAGAAACATTTGGTCTTCCCGTTATATTATGGGATGAGCGACTGACAACGATGGCTGCTGAGCGCGTGTTAATTGATGCAGATGTTAGCCGGAAAAAAAGAAAGACTGTAATCGATAAGATGGCAGCAATCATGATCCTGCAAGGGTATCTTGATTCAAAAAATTGA
- a CDS encoding DUF1292 domain-containing protein codes for MVEHGQETMTIVDENGNEHVCEVIFTFDSEDFGKSYVLYHILGQDDTDDEEVEIHASAFIPSEDNQDGELMPIEDDAEWEMIEEMLNTFLAEEDEDEE; via the coding sequence ATGGTAGAGCACGGACAAGAAACAATGACGATTGTAGATGAAAACGGAAATGAACACGTATGTGAAGTAATCTTCACATTTGACTCAGAAGACTTTGGTAAGTCGTATGTTCTTTATCACATACTAGGTCAAGATGATACAGATGATGAGGAAGTTGAAATTCATGCATCTGCATTCATCCCTTCTGAAGACAATCAAGATGGCGAATTAATGCCAATCGAAGATGATGCTGAGTGGGAAATGATCGAAGAAATGTTGAACACGTTCCTTGCAGAAGAGGACGAAGACGAAGAATAA
- the mltG gene encoding endolytic transglycosylase MltG has product MDNENGSKKEVMLERMTEKKKEVKVVRKIVFGIALVVVLIGLIGGFATFNYVTGALEPMDPKSKKVIQVEIPIGSGLNAISAELQEKGIIKNARIFKYYAKFNNESQFQAGTYGLTKAMTPDELIQSLKTGKVYRTPVFTVAVPEGLTVQQIADIVEKRTGHTAEAFLAYINDPETIDYLMGKYPQLLTEDIKAESVRYPLEGYLFPATYPFYEDKPSLETIVDSMVQATNVNVTPYLDFLDQEGKSVHWLLTFASLLEKEATAQSDRETIASVFYNRLKVDMPLQTDPTVLYALGEHKDRVLYADLEIDNPYNTYKNKGLPPGPIAGAGVSSIKAVVDPSRTDYLFFLADKKGVNHFTDNYDQHLENKKKYIDGQ; this is encoded by the coding sequence ATGGACAATGAGAATGGTTCAAAAAAAGAAGTCATGCTTGAGCGAATGACTGAAAAGAAAAAAGAAGTAAAAGTCGTTAGAAAAATCGTTTTTGGTATTGCATTGGTCGTTGTGCTTATTGGCTTAATCGGTGGATTTGCAACTTTTAACTATGTAACAGGGGCACTTGAACCGATGGATCCGAAATCGAAAAAAGTCATTCAAGTGGAGATTCCAATTGGCTCAGGCTTGAATGCAATCTCTGCAGAACTGCAAGAAAAAGGGATTATTAAAAATGCACGTATTTTTAAATACTATGCGAAGTTTAACAATGAATCACAGTTTCAAGCGGGTACATATGGGCTAACAAAAGCAATGACACCAGATGAATTAATCCAAAGTTTGAAAACCGGAAAAGTATATCGCACACCTGTCTTTACGGTGGCTGTTCCTGAAGGATTGACTGTGCAGCAGATTGCTGACATTGTTGAAAAGCGTACGGGTCATACTGCAGAAGCTTTTCTTGCGTATATTAATGATCCAGAAACCATTGACTATTTGATGGGGAAATATCCACAACTTTTGACCGAGGATATTAAAGCGGAATCAGTTCGTTATCCTTTGGAAGGGTACTTATTCCCAGCGACCTATCCATTTTACGAGGATAAGCCATCCCTTGAAACGATTGTCGATTCAATGGTACAAGCAACAAATGTCAACGTGACACCTTACCTTGATTTCCTTGATCAGGAAGGAAAATCGGTTCATTGGCTATTGACATTTGCTTCTTTACTTGAAAAGGAAGCGACGGCACAATCAGATCGTGAAACGATTGCCAGTGTATTTTACAATCGCTTAAAAGTCGATATGCCTTTGCAGACGGATCCAACTGTTCTCTACGCACTTGGCGAACATAAAGATCGCGTTCTCTATGCGGATTTAGAAATTGATAATCCATATAATACGTACAAAAATAAAGGACTACCACCAGGACCAATTGCTGGGGCCGGTGTGTCTTCGATCAAAGCCGTAGTGGATCCATCGAGGACTGATTATCTGTTCTTCTTAGCGGATAAAAAAGGAGTCAATCACTTCACGGATAATTATGATCAGCACTTGGAAAATAAGAAGAAGTATATAGATGGACAATAA
- a CDS encoding O-methyltransferase, giving the protein MDNYDAYIASFVKEKEPFIEEMERYAEDQCVPIMDSGGIETFIGLLRIQRPKKILELGSAIGYSAIRIAGALKESTIVTVERDPARYQKAFDNIQRSDCAERIQIIEADALLTEDPAIFEQTYDALFIDAAKGQYQRFFEKYASTVATGGVIYCDNLFMHGMVLLEANEVPRRKRTMIRNLKEFTRWVMAHPDFETALLPVGDGLLIAVKK; this is encoded by the coding sequence TTGGACAACTATGATGCATATATTGCAAGCTTCGTAAAAGAAAAAGAGCCCTTCATCGAGGAGATGGAAAGGTACGCGGAAGATCAGTGTGTGCCCATCATGGATAGCGGCGGGATTGAAACATTTATCGGTCTTTTACGCATTCAACGGCCGAAAAAAATTCTAGAACTTGGCAGTGCCATTGGCTATTCAGCAATACGGATTGCAGGGGCGTTGAAAGAATCAACCATCGTGACTGTTGAGCGGGATCCCGCACGTTATCAGAAGGCATTCGACAATATTCAGCGGAGTGACTGTGCCGAGCGTATTCAAATCATTGAGGCGGATGCGTTGTTGACAGAGGATCCTGCAATTTTTGAACAGACCTATGATGCATTGTTCATTGACGCAGCGAAAGGGCAATATCAACGCTTCTTTGAAAAATATGCATCAACTGTTGCTACTGGCGGTGTCATCTATTGCGATAATCTGTTCATGCATGGTATGGTATTGCTCGAAGCAAATGAAGTGCCGCGACGCAAGCGTACGATGATTCGCAATTTGAAGGAATTTACGCGCTGGGTTATGGCACACCCCGATTTTGAAACAGCATTGCTCCCAGTAGGAGACGGACTGTTAATCGCGGTGAAAAAATAA
- the udk gene encoding uridine kinase: MNSRKPLVIGIAGGSGSGKTSVTHAIYDVFKEHSVVVIEQDYYYKDQSHLVFEERLATNYDHPLAFDTDLLIQHVGRLLERETIEKPVYDYSLHTRSDETVVIEPQDVIILEGILVLEDERLRELMDIKLFVDTDADLRIIRRIMRDINERGRTIESVIDQYMSVVRPMHNQFIEPTKRYADIIIPEGGQNEVAIDLMVTKIKTILESGTKL; the protein is encoded by the coding sequence ATGAATTCAAGAAAACCTCTCGTCATCGGCATTGCTGGTGGTTCGGGATCTGGAAAGACGAGCGTTACACATGCAATCTATGACGTGTTTAAGGAGCATTCTGTTGTTGTCATTGAACAGGATTACTATTATAAAGACCAGTCCCATCTAGTATTTGAAGAGCGTCTAGCAACTAATTATGACCATCCGTTGGCATTCGATACGGATTTGCTCATTCAACATGTTGGGCGGCTACTCGAGCGGGAAACGATTGAAAAACCTGTCTACGATTATTCGCTGCACACAAGGTCAGACGAGACGGTTGTCATTGAGCCGCAAGATGTTATCATTTTAGAAGGGATTTTGGTCCTTGAAGATGAGCGGCTACGTGAGCTGATGGATATTAAGTTATTCGTTGATACGGATGCGGATTTGCGCATTATTCGTCGCATTATGCGGGACATTAATGAGCGTGGTAGAACAATCGAGTCAGTGATTGATCAATATATGTCCGTTGTTCGCCCAATGCATAATCAATTCATCGAGCCAACGAAGAGATATGCGGATATTATTATTCCAGAAGGCGGACAGAATGAAGTCGCGATTGACCTAATGGTTACAAAAATAAAAACAATTCTTGAATCTGGCACGAAACTGTAA
- the greA gene encoding transcription elongation factor GreA: protein MITEKKFPMTATGKQKLEEELEFLKTVKRKEVVERIKIARSYGDLSENSEYDSAKEDQAFLEGKISTLESMIRNAVIITEDELNTDEVRLGKTVTFKELPDGDEETYTIVGSAEANPLEGLISNDSPIAKGLIGRCKGDEVKIVTPGGEMSVTILEIK from the coding sequence ATGATTACTGAAAAGAAGTTTCCAATGACGGCAACAGGTAAACAAAAGCTTGAGGAAGAGCTTGAATTTTTGAAAACGGTTAAGCGTAAAGAAGTGGTTGAGCGTATTAAAATTGCTCGAAGCTACGGCGACCTATCGGAAAACTCCGAATACGATTCTGCGAAAGAAGATCAGGCTTTCCTAGAAGGTAAAATCTCAACGTTAGAATCAATGATCCGTAATGCGGTAATTATTACAGAAGACGAACTAAATACTGACGAAGTCCGCCTTGGGAAAACGGTTACATTTAAAGAACTACCGGACGGCGACGAAGAAACGTATACGATTGTTGGTTCTGCAGAAGCGAATCCGCTGGAAGGTCTTATTTCAAATGATTCACCAATTGCCAAAGGCCTAATCGGTCGTTGTAAAGGTGACGAAGTGAAAATCGTAACACCGGGTGGAGAAATGTCGGTTACCATTCTTGAAATAAAATAA
- a CDS encoding YrrS family protein, whose translation MNGQDPELSRVSRKKGRNRKDNILNILIGVVVILIVITASIIFAGNNDGEQVSDKGAVTEENRPNDNDDKSDPKDKGQEGPVVDEDEDEDVSVKDDEPITDSMADEDSTTESETVTSSPSDDAAVAETLVDSSWQPIGTTQTGNHVSLYDGTSVDWNEKKQALAYATGLPEDTMIFWKIKNGGDPQKSIGIVSSQDTTEKYRVYLEWVDGEGWKPTKMDVLTTLEGQK comes from the coding sequence ATGAATGGACAAGACCCGGAGCTTTCAAGGGTAAGTCGTAAAAAAGGACGCAACCGTAAAGACAACATCTTGAACATTTTGATCGGCGTGGTCGTCATATTGATTGTGATTACTGCATCCATCATATTTGCTGGAAACAATGATGGTGAACAGGTTAGTGATAAGGGTGCGGTGACAGAAGAAAATCGACCAAATGACAACGATGATAAAAGTGATCCAAAGGATAAAGGACAAGAAGGTCCAGTTGTGGATGAAGACGAAGACGAAGACGTATCAGTAAAAGATGATGAACCAATAACGGATTCGATGGCGGATGAGGATAGTACTACAGAATCTGAAACGGTTACAAGTAGTCCATCAGATGATGCTGCTGTTGCGGAAACATTGGTTGATTCGTCATGGCAACCGATTGGAACGACTCAAACGGGTAATCATGTATCACTTTATGACGGTACGTCTGTAGACTGGAATGAAAAGAAGCAAGCACTTGCCTATGCAACGGGACTACCAGAAGATACAATGATTTTTTGGAAAATCAAAAATGGTGGGGATCCACAAAAATCCATCGGTATTGTTTCCTCACAAGATACAACGGAGAAATACCGTGTCTACTTGGAATGGGTGGATGGAGAAGGATGGAAGCCTACGAAGATGGACGTGTTAACGACATTGGAAGGGCAAAAGTAA
- the mtnN gene encoding 5'-methylthioadenosine/S-adenosylhomocysteine nucleosidase, whose amino-acid sequence MRIAVIGAMEEEVELLRKEIVSGKVTVVADCEFIEGEIGQHTVILVKSGIGKVNAAIATTLLLNNYKPDVVLNTGSAGGFQTSLEVGTVVISDEVRHHDVDVTAFGYEHGQVPGQPAAYVADEKLVTIARAAVEEIGEHAHATGLIASGDVFMSDPVRVEKVRELFPTMIAAEMEASAVAQVCHQFGTPFVVIRALSDIAGKESSISFDEFLPIAARHSTDIVLQAISKL is encoded by the coding sequence ATGAGAATCGCAGTAATTGGTGCAATGGAAGAAGAAGTAGAATTATTACGTAAAGAAATTGTTTCGGGCAAAGTAACAGTGGTAGCGGATTGTGAATTTATCGAAGGAGAAATTGGGCAACATACGGTGATCCTTGTGAAAAGCGGAATCGGTAAAGTCAATGCTGCCATTGCAACGACGTTATTATTGAATAATTATAAGCCTGATGTAGTCCTCAATACAGGATCTGCGGGTGGTTTCCAAACATCGCTAGAAGTCGGTACAGTCGTTATTTCTGATGAAGTCCGACATCACGATGTCGATGTGACAGCATTTGGTTATGAGCATGGGCAAGTACCTGGTCAACCTGCTGCTTATGTTGCGGATGAAAAATTAGTAACAATTGCACGTGCTGCGGTTGAAGAAATTGGCGAACATGCACATGCAACGGGACTTATCGCTTCGGGTGATGTCTTTATGAGTGATCCTGTACGCGTTGAAAAAGTGCGAGAATTATTCCCAACGATGATTGCTGCAGAAATGGAAGCTTCGGCTGTTGCACAAGTATGTCATCAGTTTGGCACACCATTTGTTGTGATTCGTGCATTATCAGATATTGCAGGCAAAGAATCATCTATTAGTTTTGATGAATTTCTCCCGATTGCGGCACGCCATTCAACAGATATTGTTTTACAAGCTATCTCGAAACTTTAA
- the sigK gene encoding RNA polymerase sporulation sigma factor SigK, with the protein MSGFVMAMVQLWLEIPAVIGYIRGQAFQRPLSKEEEAACLARLAEGDEDARDELIERNMRLVAHIVKKFHPKHELLDDYISIGTIGLMKAVNSFTPDRKTKLATYAARCIENEILMYLRTQKKVQKDVSLFDPIGMDKDGQSLQIADLLQTDDEAPVDTVEQKERKERLYRHLGKLDGRELEIIQRRYGLLDDQPMTQKEIAEQLNISRSYVSRIEKRAIVKLYQLFKHEYNE; encoded by the coding sequence ATGAGCGGGTTTGTCATGGCGATGGTCCAGCTATGGCTTGAGATTCCTGCCGTGATTGGCTATATCAGAGGGCAGGCATTTCAACGTCCCTTATCAAAAGAAGAGGAAGCAGCTTGCCTTGCACGGCTTGCAGAAGGCGATGAAGACGCTCGGGATGAACTCATTGAACGCAACATGCGACTTGTCGCACATATCGTAAAAAAATTCCACCCAAAACATGAACTGCTTGATGACTATATTTCAATCGGGACAATTGGACTTATGAAAGCCGTCAACAGCTTCACGCCCGACCGCAAAACGAAACTTGCCACATATGCTGCACGCTGTATCGAAAACGAAATACTCATGTACTTACGCACGCAAAAAAAAGTGCAAAAAGATGTATCACTATTTGACCCAATCGGTATGGATAAAGATGGGCAGTCACTCCAAATTGCCGATCTGCTGCAAACAGATGACGAAGCACCGGTCGATACCGTCGAGCAAAAAGAACGAAAAGAACGGCTGTATAGGCATCTTGGAAAACTTGACGGTAGAGAGCTCGAAATCATTCAACGACGCTACGGCCTGTTAGACGATCAACCGATGACACAAAAGGAAATTGCCGAGCAACTCAATATTTCAAGAAGCTATGTTTCCCGCATTGAAAAACGTGCAATCGTTAAATTGTATCAGTTATTTAAACATGAATATAATGAATAG
- a CDS encoding YqeG family HAD IIIA-type phosphatase, producing the protein MYNNFLPSEYVKNVFHIQPEKLVARGVKGIITDLDNTLVEWDRPLATAEIIDWVTSMRDVGIQVMIVSNNNNTRVKAFCDPLGIPFICDARKPLRKSFNKALMTMGIQKEQAVFIGDQMMTDILGGNRAGLHTILVVPVASSDGFFTKFNRMMERRIMAKLKRKGLLKWEE; encoded by the coding sequence ATGTATAACAACTTTTTACCAAGTGAATACGTCAAAAATGTTTTTCATATTCAACCAGAGAAACTAGTAGCCAGAGGCGTTAAAGGGATTATTACGGATCTAGACAATACACTTGTCGAATGGGACCGACCTCTTGCGACCGCTGAAATCATTGACTGGGTGACATCTATGAGAGACGTTGGCATACAAGTGATGATTGTTTCGAATAACAATAACACGCGCGTGAAAGCATTTTGTGATCCGCTTGGGATTCCATTCATTTGCGATGCTCGTAAGCCACTAAGAAAGTCTTTTAACAAGGCACTTATGACTATGGGTATCCAAAAAGAGCAAGCGGTTTTCATCGGTGATCAGATGATGACCGATATTCTGGGCGGTAACCGGGCAGGCTTGCACACAATACTTGTTGTGCCAGTGGCTAGCTCTGACGGTTTCTTCACAAAGTTTAACCGAATGATGGAAAGAAGAATTATGGCCAAGCTTAAACGTAAAGGCCTGTTGAAGTGGGAGGAATAA